In Aphelocoma coerulescens isolate FSJ_1873_10779 chromosome 20, UR_Acoe_1.0, whole genome shotgun sequence, the genomic window tttATATTCTCTCTTGTCTGTGCACTGCTTTGATCTGAATCCAGAGCCATGGTGGTCTAAATCTCCTCTTGAAATGGAAGCAGCCCTTGTGAGTCAGATGGGGGTTATTTGTATTTCAGAGAATCTGGATGGCATCTTGGGATGACTTTGTACCTGGTTAAAATGCTGAGAAGGATGGATAAATGCATGTGTACGTAAAACTGTCCCTCAGGTCCTTCTAAATTTAGAACCTGGAAGCCTGGGATTTGGCTTTTAAATGCTGTGGCATTGTCACCAAGCAGTGAGAGCCACTAGGAGTGTTTCTGTGTCTCAAGGTGATGCAGCTACTCAGAACGCAGGACTGAAAGACCAACATTATATTTcctattttaataagaaatgTTTCCATCTAAAAAGATTTTAAGTGATTCTGCTGTCAAGCTCTGGTGGCTCCCAAATGAGGTTCAGTTTGTTCCAGAGCTGTCATAGTGTGGTTTTGCCTGATAATTAAGGAAATTTGGGGGAGGCAGTTCAGAAGTCTGTTAAcaacaagaaataaaaccatCTCTGATAGTGTCccttagaaaataatttcagaacaGCTTTCAGGAAGCTATTTTAGCAAAGGAACGCAGCTGGCTCTGTGGGTGTTGGAGGTAGGTGTGAGTTTCCCGTGGGACACGGTGGGGAAAACAGGCTCTGTGAAATGTAGGTGCTGCAGTTTCAGTGCTGTTGTCTTCCCTCTCACCCTGGTGGCAAACGGGTGGCAGCCAGGTGCTACAACAGTTCGGAGTGAGATGTGAGTTTTCGGCTGGCCTTCAACGTGCTCGCGAGAAGGAGCTTGGATCGCTCCTGGCTCGTGTTTCTCTCCAGGGCGGAGGTTAAAGAGGCAGCGATTGCCTTGGCAAGAGACGAGGGGAGGGCAGGCACACACagatccctctccctgctggctCACTGCTGGGGCTGATCAACATCTCCCAACCCACATTCCACTTCTGGGAGCATTTCAGTGCGTTTAGATTTCAAATGCATCGCAGAAAGCTTTTGGCAAACAGCTGTTCCCTAAACCTTCCTAAAACTGGTTCTTTTCTCCTGATTTTTGTGTGCTGTTCTAATTCGTGGTTTCACTTCTCTCCGACTGTCTTCTCACAAACGCAGCTGGCAAATCACAGGAGACATCCTGGAGTTGTTTTCGTAGTCTCCCAGCAAGCTCAATTCTGAGCAACGGGAGGTCAATTAAGGGATTTTTCTTGAGTGCTTTTTTTACTGTGCCCCGTCACACAGGTATCCCCCGAGGGCATCCAGCCAGGGACACGGGCAAAGGAACAGCTCTCCTTCGTGCTGCCCTCGTGCTCCAGACAGATGCTGGTTCAGGAAGGTGGCTCTGAACACAGGGACATTCCCTGATCCCAGTGAGCAGTCGGTATTCACTTCACATCTGAGACATGGATGGCTCATGAGTTTGAGGCGTTGTGGCGCTTTTAGAATCCAAATGTGCTCCGTTTTTCCAATCTGCTCTTCACTGATGcataactttttaattttttttttcttttttcttttttgctcagAGCTGGAGTGTGATTGCAGGCAAAAAACAGTGAGTGCTGGTTAGGACCTCCTGTTCCTCCACCTGCCCACCTCCGGCCACTcctgttctgcttttccaggctgaatttACAAGCAAGTTCAGCTTCTGCAGCAAAGTTAAGCCAGAGCCAAATCTCTGAGGGCTGACAAAAGGGAGATTCTAGAAGGAGAGCAGCCTGTTTCTTACTTTGCCAGACTGACACTGATGCCTCTGTAAGGAGCAGAGAAGACACTGAGGGGTCTGTCTGCATCAGTGAGGCAGAAGGTTTGGGAAGGCACCATCTgtgagctgggagagggaagcCCTGGGGACTGAGGTTGAGAGTAGATCCTGTGGTGCCCTGGGGAACAGCTTTGGTTCTGTGCTAATTGGGGGGAGCCCCAGGCAAAGAAACAGGAATTCAGTTGGGGGCTTTcttggttgttttgggtttttttttctgttggtttgtttgtttgttggtgagggtttgttttgttttgttttttgagaAAGATGATTGTTTCTTTCCCCAGCCAAAGCAGTGAGTGGCTTGCAAGAGGGAGAAGAGCCCAGCCACTTGGAGGGCTGGctgtctccaggaaaaaaagctttggCTGGGGAAAATCCATGAGCCTCAGAACATGCAAACTCGCGGGAAAAAGAACaagctttgcagaaaagctgtattttggtGACTTTTTGAGCTATCTATGGGCCACTGAAGGGTGAAGGCCAGGAGAGGGCTGAACTCCCAACTGTTAATTGGGTTTTCCCTATCGTCTTTGCTATTCTGGCTGCTTTTGCCCCGGTGCCACGCTCCGTCTCCGTGccctcctccatctcctgtgAAGCACATGCCATCTGCTGCGGTCAGGAGCTTGGCAGCTGTCTTCTCACTTAATTGTCCACATTTCTCAGCACGTGCTTCCTGCAGCAGATTTGAGCAAGGGCTCtgtgggctggttttgggtgtCTGTGGTGGATGGAGGGTCCCCACGCAGGGTGCAGAGTGGGGCACTTGGTGACTGGTCACTGGTTCTCTGGCTGGCATTCAGATTCCCGCCCCTGGGACTCGAGTTTGGCCCTGGATATGCTTTTCTGTGTCCATGTTTTATATCTGCAGGACTGCCTGGCTTGGCTCCTGTGTTGGCTGTGGAGACAGGCCCTGTCTCCGGAGGGTAGTTTGGAGCAGGGGCTTGGATAAGCTGTTCTgaatctgtttttccttttgactCTACGGGGAGCTGACAGAAAGGAGCTGCCATGTGAGGTTTTCCATGTCGGGAAGTGTGAATATCCCAAGCTCTGACTGCTGCTGTTCTGGGAGCCACTGCTTTCCTCCTGGGACTGTGCAGGACTCTGGCATGAGCAGTGTGAAATAGTTTATGGATAGGTGCTAAAACCTTTAATAACGGGTAGGCAACGTGTGTATATCCAGCATTCATCTCTCTGTAGAGATACGGATTCTCTGCCTTCAAATTTTTTAATCTATCCTTCAGAACAAACCTTCCAACCTCTTGCCTTGTTTTCTGGTCAAAAGGGATTGTTTTTCTGCATCAAAGTGACCTGAGAGGGCTTCACGGTCAGCCAGAACTTGGCACTCATCCATGAAGGGATGCAGCTGTTCAGCCAGTCCTGAGTTTGTCTTTTACCTGCAGGAGGGCTTTGCCATGTTCTGCAAGCACAAAATCCCAGAGCTCTACTGAGTATTCCCACAAATACTGCTCTTTTCTCAAGTGTGAGGAAAGTGTGGCCATTTTTAAGTGAACGTCTGGCTGCACACCAAAGCCCTGCACTCCTTGTGTGGCATTTCACTCTGTAACCCCCTCAACTGGTTTAAAGAACTTAACTAGCAAAGACAAGggagcaaaacaaaaagcctcTTGAGGTAAAGTTGATGAAGAATTACAGGGGAGGTGTTTACAAGAAGCTGCAGTCAGCACTGTGAGGTCAGCTCGTCTGGGTAGGGCTGGCAGGAGATGCAGAAGCACCAGATGTGAGGAGTGTGGAAGGAAATCAGGCAAAAATGGTACAGGATCTTGTCAGATGTGTTAAAAGCTAGGAACAGAGGAAGATCTGTTGGGTTTTGAAGCTCACTTTGGGGTTATAAAGTTCATATTTTTCAGTTGCTTGTGTTGATTCCCAGGCTGGGAAGACCCTGGCAGGACACTTAGTGCTgccttttttatctttttcttttagagTTGTAAGGTTCGTCTCCCAAAGCCAAAACTTGAGGGTTCTTTTCTGGGTGAAGAAACCACTAGCAAAGTGTTCTTGGGTCTGCAGCCTGTGTCCAAACTGCGCTACAGGGTGGTGGAAAAGGTTTGTTGCAGGGCTGCCTCAGGAATGGTTCTCACCACTGCAGCCTGCCTGGGAAATATGTTTAGGTTAGATAATAGgaggaaattgttccctgtgagggtgggaaggccctggcacagggtgcccagagaagctgtggctgccccatccctggaagtgtccaaggccaggttggatggggctgggagcaacctgggatagtggaatgttctttaaggtcccttccaaaccaaaccattccatgattttttgAAGGAATATCAAGCCAATGTGCTTTGATCTGTGCTAGCGTGTTTTGAGAGCGGGGATTTGGAAACTTCTAGTTTTCCATTATTTTAGTATGCACTCCATCTGACAGCATGTCTGACACTCTCAGAGTAAACAGAGAACTCTTTGCCACTTTCCTCTTTAGGACAGCGAACTCCTGACATTCAACATCTCCCGGCACCAGTCCTGGTGGAGTGAAAATGGCCCTGGCTGTGTAAGGAAGGAGGCTCCAATGTCTGGCATCAAGGGGCTGGATAACCATTCCTACATCTCTGTCATCGGCTGTGCCCTGGAGTACCGCTACATCGAGGTCATGCACAGCTCCTTCCAGATCCTCATCGCGGTGAGTGCCTCACTGAGGGGCAGCAGTTCCTGAGGAGATGctgtttggctttgttttttcccaggcacagagcttGGCCTGTATTTTCCACCACTTTCTGTATTGTCTGATTGCCAAAGCCTCTGTAAATGTGTTTTGTTTGATTGTCCTCCTGTTctctctttcaaaaaaaatattgcttgaAAGAATTGGAAATGGGTATCAGCAATCTGATGCCTGAAGTAATGCATCTGTGCAACCATACAATAACAAATGGTCCTGAGTCCCTGTTGGGGTGTGAGAATTCATGTTTTGACAAGGACAGAGACCCTTCTGGAGGAGGGTCAACAGCAAAAGTTTTgatgggacaagaggaaatggtgtCAAATTCTACCGAGGAGGTTTAGTTTGGATACTGGGCACAATTTCTGCACAGAAAGGGTTGTAAAGCACTGGAGCAGAttgctcagggaagtggtggagtcaccatacctggaagtgttcaaaaaatgtgtgggtatggcacttgaggacatggtttagtgatgaATGTGGCAGTGATGCTGGGTTGATGATTGACCTGATCTTAAAAGGCTTCTTCCAACCTCAATTCCATGTTTCTGTGAAGGATTGCTCTTACTCCCCATGACTCAGTGATGGGTGGTGGAGCACATACCTGCACAATTGTTGTGAAGGATCCCCAGGAAATGAAATAAACTTCTAGGAGGCAGTAAGCAGcacattttccttctgctgatACCCAAGATACGTTCACTAAATGTTTTCATCCACTCTTTCCTCATCAGTGTCTTCCTCAGGCTTTTGAAAGTACTCTGCAAAAATGCAGTGTCCCTAATGTTCACTCTTAATTGTCTCTCACTTGCCTGTGAAATTAACTGAAACAAAATGTCCATTGTGTCCCTTGCTTCAGTGGTGCTCTTGCATTTTGTAGCCCACATCTCTAATCTGCTTTGGGTTGTTATTTTGGGGTTAATGGCTTTAGTTACAAGTGTGAACTGGGGAACCATTCATGTTTTGGCTTTCAGTTTtggcttaaaaaaagaaaggcaactTGCCCTGTTTAAATGCTGAAGGATAACACAGATTTTTCAAGTTTCTGGAGTGCCAAGTACTTCTCTGCACGTTTTTGGTACAACTTTCCACTGTCCTgatcctgcatttcctattagCTGGGATGATCTGTGTTACCCAGTGAActgcagggaggggggaaggctCAGTCCCCTTTCTTGTCACAGAGaagaggcagaggcagaagctcCTGTTTCCTGAGTTGGATGGGCTCCCTGGCACGTGTGCTGGCTGTTAATATTCCGTCGGTTCTCCTTTGGGGAAGATGATCTGCATGAAACTGTTTGTGAGCTGCTTCATGGCTCTGTGTGAGAAAGGCAAACCTGTGTGTTCAGGAGAACAGAGCCTGGTGTCTTTTAGAAAGGGCTGTTAGGTGGAACAGGATCGGTGGTGTACCTAAATCTGGTGAAACAAGGACAGACTTTGCAGTCAGAACATCCCTTTTTAAAGCACAGAGGTTTCTCACTCTTAGAATCCTTCCTGAACTCctgagctggcactgccccTGTTCCCTGGGCTAGAGGTTGAGCCAGCAAATGGTCCTGAGTTTGTTTGGAGTAGATCTTTGGGTTTTGGCAGCTTATTGACTTAGGCACGTGGCCCTGGGCTGAGTGATCACACTGATATATAGCACCCACTCTCTGGCAGtggcttttcctttgcttcttcCCAAAGGCACTTGACAACATTCTCTGTGCATCTGCAAAACACCACTAAGGGCCAGATGGGGAGACAGGAGGGAAATATAAGACAAAATAGGATTTAGGGAAATATTttgtctctctttctccctgaGATTTAAGGTGCAATAAATGTTTGAATCTTAAACCCTGGAAATGGGGTTAAAATACTTGTAGGCAAGAAACCCATGTGAGCTGAGCTATGCAGTGAACTAAATTTCTACTTGTCCTGTAATAAAAGCAGAGTATTGAAGCCCCAGGTCTGTAACTGCTGGCTCTGAAATGCTCGTGTAATTTTGTCATGCAGTGGGAGAAATGgagcttttcctctctgctttgaGGTCAGGCAAAAAGCAAGTCTTCTTTCTCCCTCAGACCTTGCCTGAAAGCAGTCAGCCGGTTCTCTCCCTTTTTACTTTCTGAGGGTCAAACTCTTTGATCCCTGCCAGTatctttttctgttctctttatCTCACTTTGAGGCAGGTTTTATTACAGGCAGCTGTCCCCATAGTGCTGGCAGGTAAAGTGCTGCAgacaggcagggacacagaTCAATAGTAAAAAAACACAACCAGCAACTTGAAGGCTCAGGGGATGCAGCAAGAGACATGACCTAGTTCCCTCCTTGCCTGGGAGCAGAATAGTCAGTTCCCTgttaggaagggcaagggacaGGCAAAACTGTGCTTTCAGTAGCGTGTTTTTGCTTTGTCTAATGGTTTTTAGAagttgtggggtgggggggggtgtgttctgctttgtttggtttttacccCAGATACAGCACTGTGAAATCCACGCTGTTTGAATATGCAGTGCCCAGCTGTGAacactttcttttgttttcctggaagtTGAAGTGCCTTGAGACTATTGAGGGACTGTACTGCAGGGTTGTGTACTTGGGGCAAGGCTTCCTGAATTCAGTCTTGCATGCCAAAGCAGAGGGAAAGCAAGCCTGGACCCATATGGTGAGCACAGTGTTGGCTGTCAGCTTGACTCCTGCTGATTCTATCATCCTGCTCCTGGGCATACATTTGAAGATACATAAGGTCTCAGTCTGCTTTTGCTTGGAGCTTGTCTGTACTCCTTGAAGGCAAAAGCAATTCCTTTAATCTAGAATGCAATCAAATTTGGGCATATTAGTCACCACACATGATACAAGTTGCTGTAGGGCCCAATAGGAAAATCCTTCTCAATGCTTTAGCACAAAGCACATTGGAGAAAAAACTCCTTGTGGCAACATCTAAAAGTCTTTACTGGTATAGAAATGAATTGTAAAGATAATCCTACCAAACCAGGTAGGAAATGCAGCAGCAACTACTTTGTCAAGACAAgactctgctttgcttttgccttaGCAAGGATTCATCTTGCATGTCCCCAGCTCGCCAGCCAGCAGGGGCAGGAGCGATTCCCAGCTCTGAAATACCTGGCATAGCTCTGGGCTGTCCATATG contains:
- the NKAIN4 gene encoding sodium/potassium-transporting ATPase subunit beta-1-interacting protein 4 isoform X2, yielding MGCCTGRCTLIFLCTLQLLAALERQVFDFLGYQWAPILANFLHIIIVILGLFGTIQYRPRYIVVYAIWTAIWVTWNIFIICFYLEVGGLSKSCKVRLPKPKLEGSFLGEETTSKVFLGLQPVSKLRYRVVEKDSELLTFNISRHQSWWSENGPGCVRKEAPMSGIKGLDNHSYISVIGCALEYRYIEVMHSSFQILIAVGRFPGRQQYKP